ttaaagaatggcccggcagtgatgtaccctcatcactgtcggttcctacttacAACACGGTTTTCGTGATAGATGACATACATGCTGCAACACGGTATTATCTAGAAGAGCAACAGTCCTGTTGGCCCCTCGATCTCTGGTACGTAGCACAACGAGACAACGACCGAGATGCATCGCCACATACAATCTAAGGGACGATGTAAGCAAAACGAGGTCATAcaatgcaacatccaatatgtaagcaaataaaacgaggtcatgcaatgcaagtatcaacccaaggtgatgatgatcaaacaaaggattcgacgacatggttttttcagcaccagtaaattattacatcgacctaagacatagattaatcactagtgctactaattactaACGGTGCTGCCACATGCATCATCCCCTACTGTCGGTGCTCCTCTTCGCGCTTCTTTCGTCGCTCAGCCCTGTGCCGGTGCCATTCCGCGTCCATCGTGAGACgccgctcggtctcctcctcctagcggcggcgctcctcctcctcctcgcggcggcactcctcctcctcctcgtggcggtgctcctcctccttggagatctcgaTGACGCGCTTTAGGATGCAGTCGTCAGTCTCCTTCTGTGTGATGGCGCAGAggtgccggtcctcctcctccttccgagcTGTCTCCAATGAGttgaagacgacctcctccacTAGAAGAGGTTCCAGTTCCTCCTCCGATGCGGGCTCACGGTCTGAATCGTCCTCGAGGTCCGATTTAGACGACGGCATCGGTGGAGGCATCGGGGGGCGACGTGAGGACGATAGGTTCACCatcgcccatgttgtcttcaagcggcGAGACATTGTGGCGGCGGGTCGATGGCTGGGGCGAGG
Above is a genomic segment from Miscanthus floridulus cultivar M001 chromosome 3, ASM1932011v1, whole genome shotgun sequence containing:
- the LOC136543241 gene encoding uncharacterized protein, producing MPSSKSDLEDDSDREPASEEELEPLLVEEVVFNSLETARKEEEDRHLCAITQKETDDCILKRVIEISKEEEHRHEEEEECRREEEEERRR